One window of Polynucleobacter sp. HIN5 genomic DNA carries:
- the ribBA gene encoding bifunctional 3,4-dihydroxy-2-butanone-4-phosphate synthase/GTP cyclohydrolase II yields MPSSPLPAISPVHEIVADLRAGKMIILVDEEDRENEGDLVLAADHVSAEAINFMAKHGRGLICLTLTKERCQQLNLPLMVRDNGTALGTNFTVSIEAASGVTTGISAADRARTIQVAVAPNAKPADLVQPGHVFPLMAQPGGVLIRSGHTEAGCDLASLAGCSPTAVICEIMKDDGSMARLPDLIEFAKEHQLKIGTIADLIQYRSQTESIVLREGVREFASPWGRFTGVVYRDTPSNCLHLALVQGDPQSAEESIVRVHEPVTVLDLLDIDQSTHSWPLSKALQVIANAPCGVAVLLNAAGVAAPNELKWLSQFEKLTQLDQGSNHNPSKPSSQSGAERKTDFRSYGIGAQILKDLGVRKMRLLANSSRVPSLSGYQLEIVDHIPYTPISS; encoded by the coding sequence ATGCCAAGCTCACCATTACCAGCCATTAGCCCCGTTCATGAGATCGTGGCCGACCTTCGTGCTGGCAAGATGATCATCTTGGTTGATGAAGAGGATCGTGAAAATGAAGGTGATTTAGTTCTTGCCGCTGATCACGTCAGTGCTGAGGCCATTAACTTCATGGCCAAGCATGGTCGCGGTCTCATTTGCCTCACCCTCACGAAAGAGCGTTGCCAGCAATTAAACCTGCCTCTGATGGTTCGAGACAATGGCACTGCCCTAGGTACAAACTTCACGGTCTCAATTGAAGCCGCCAGTGGCGTAACGACTGGGATCTCAGCAGCTGATCGAGCACGTACCATTCAAGTCGCTGTTGCCCCAAATGCCAAACCAGCCGATTTAGTACAACCAGGCCATGTCTTTCCTTTAATGGCTCAACCTGGGGGTGTCCTAATCCGCTCTGGCCACACGGAAGCCGGTTGTGATTTAGCAAGTCTTGCTGGTTGCTCGCCCACTGCCGTGATTTGCGAAATCATGAAAGACGATGGCAGTATGGCACGCTTGCCCGATCTCATCGAATTTGCTAAAGAGCATCAACTCAAGATTGGAACGATTGCGGATCTGATTCAGTATCGCAGTCAAACGGAGAGTATTGTGTTGCGCGAAGGCGTGCGCGAGTTTGCCAGCCCTTGGGGTCGATTTACGGGTGTAGTGTATCGGGATACGCCGAGTAACTGCTTACACCTTGCACTGGTTCAAGGAGACCCGCAGTCCGCTGAAGAATCGATTGTGCGGGTTCATGAACCGGTTACTGTTTTGGATCTTTTGGATATTGATCAATCCACGCATTCCTGGCCATTGAGTAAAGCCCTGCAGGTGATCGCCAATGCACCGTGTGGCGTTGCTGTTTTACTCAACGCTGCCGGAGTTGCGGCTCCCAATGAGCTCAAATGGCTTTCGCAGTTTGAGAAGTTGACTCAATTGGACCAGGGCTCCAATCACAACCCATCAAAACCATCGAGTCAATCCGGTGCGGAGCGTAAAACGGATTTCCGAAGTTACGGAATTGGGGCACAAATTCTTAAAGACTTAGGTGTGCGCAAAATGCGTTTACTAGCTAACTCCTCTAGAGTGCCGAGTTTATCTGGCTATCAGTTGGAAATTGTTGATCACATCCCCTACACACCCATCTCATCTTGA
- the ribH gene encoding 6,7-dimethyl-8-ribityllumazine synthase, translating into MNDIDVFEADLNGQDLRVAIVQARFNEEHCKALSEACITELLNLGVAHHDIQLVTVPGALEIGFALSQLAKTHEFDAMIALGAVIRGETYHFELVSNESASAITRISLDHDIPIANGVLTCDTDDQAFARTLEKGRDCARAAVEMANLALAINPDLDIEST; encoded by the coding sequence ATGAACGATATCGATGTCTTTGAGGCTGACTTAAATGGCCAAGATCTAAGAGTTGCGATCGTGCAAGCTCGTTTTAATGAAGAGCACTGTAAAGCCCTGTCTGAGGCCTGCATTACCGAGCTACTGAACCTAGGCGTGGCTCATCACGATATTCAATTGGTGACCGTACCTGGCGCCTTAGAGATTGGCTTTGCCCTCTCCCAGCTTGCGAAGACCCACGAGTTTGATGCCATGATTGCCCTGGGCGCTGTCATTCGGGGGGAGACCTACCACTTTGAATTGGTCTCTAATGAATCTGCGAGTGCCATTACTCGCATTAGTTTGGATCACGACATTCCGATTGCCAATGGGGTGCTAACGTGTGACACAGACGATCAAGCATTTGCACGCACCCTCGAAAAGGGTCGTGATTGTGCGCGAGCTGCGGTTGAAATGGCCAATCTCGCCCTAGCCATTAATCCTGACCTTGATATTGAGTCAACATAA
- the nusB gene encoding transcription antitermination factor NusB, whose product MTAGSTSKPKRSLTPRRRAREYALQGIYQYLVIQKAGELSDAPLTISAITKQLGEDPAFKKCQGDLFASIFQGVIGQHQELDALIIPELDRPLAELSPVEHAAMLIGTYELAADLSVPYKVAINEAVELAKTFGGTDGHKYVNGVLDQLAQKLRQAEIVTN is encoded by the coding sequence ATGACCGCTGGATCAACCTCTAAGCCAAAGCGCTCGCTCACGCCGCGGCGACGCGCCCGCGAGTATGCCTTACAGGGTATTTATCAGTATTTGGTGATTCAAAAGGCGGGCGAGCTAAGCGATGCCCCTTTAACAATCAGTGCGATCACAAAACAACTTGGCGAAGATCCGGCATTTAAAAAATGTCAGGGTGATTTATTTGCAAGCATCTTCCAGGGAGTGATTGGCCAACACCAAGAACTCGATGCATTAATTATTCCGGAATTGGATCGACCCTTGGCTGAGCTATCACCAGTCGAGCATGCTGCAATGCTGATCGGCACGTATGAGTTAGCTGCTGATCTATCGGTACCCTACAAAGTGGCAATCAATGAAGCAGTTGAATTAGCAAAAACCTTTGGTGGTACCGATGGCCATAAATACGTCAATGGGGTTTTAGATCAACTTGCCCAAAAACTGCGGCAAGCTGAAATCGTCACGAACTAA